The Blastocatellia bacterium genome has a window encoding:
- a CDS encoding SufD family Fe-S cluster assembly protein, with amino-acid sequence MTSTTIQELASKEYKYGFVTDIEADVVPRGLNEDIIRLISAKKNEPEFMLEWRLKAYRHWLTMQEPRWQNVHYPPIDYQDIIYYAAPKLKQRPKSLDEVDPVLLETYEKLGIPLREQEILAGVAVDAVFDSISVATTFKDKLAELGIIFCAFSEAVQHHPELVQQYLGSVVPYTDNFFAALNSAVFSDGSFVYVPKGVRCPMELSTYFRINAADTGQFERTLIIADEGAYVSYLEGCHPAGEQVWTPTGWVNIERLKPGDVVYDHTGSPQKVRAVMTRHHRGEMITIRPVSRYNQFRLTPEHPVLAIKRAAVVVKRQPRNGWLPEADTQKLLEAEPTWIPAGQLEKGDFVLIPKLRCAGAPAFTNEEVELLGYYLAEGSSYYNEANKQYTNQFSFGLHETTIINRVRTLIKNVTGRPAYLIEQPDRNGAGISFFSEQYSDWFIRHCGKGACSKRLSAELMSLSTRQTRIFLDAYLAGDGNICDRQNSRMIRFCTGSETVAQQIQMLLNRLGTYAWVQVREGGDVKFSNHSDRTIHRQPLYHVGYTDTKKWSMVRETETHFIVPIQEVRREPYDDFVFNIDVDRTHSYLVRGVAVHNCTAPKRDENQLHAAVVELIALDNATIKYSTVQNWYPGDKDGNGGIYNFVTKRGKCLGKNSKISWTQVETGSAITWKYPSCILQGDNSVGEFYSVALTNNYQQADTGTKMIHIGKNTRSTIVSKGISAGHGQNTYRGMVKILKSADNARNYSQCDSLLLGDKCGAHTFPYIEVRNSTAQMEHEASTSKIGEDQIFYCQQRGISAEDAVSMIVNGFCKEVFRELPMEFAVEAQKLLGISLEGSVG; translated from the coding sequence ATGACCTCGACAACGATTCAAGAACTGGCCAGCAAGGAGTACAAGTACGGATTCGTAACTGATATCGAAGCCGATGTTGTGCCGCGCGGATTGAATGAGGACATCATTCGCCTGATTTCGGCCAAGAAGAACGAACCTGAATTCATGCTGGAGTGGCGCCTGAAAGCGTATCGTCACTGGCTCACCATGCAAGAGCCGCGATGGCAGAACGTCCACTATCCGCCGATTGACTATCAAGACATCATTTACTATGCCGCTCCCAAGCTGAAGCAGCGGCCCAAGAGCCTGGATGAAGTTGACCCGGTCTTGTTGGAGACCTATGAAAAGCTCGGCATTCCGCTTCGGGAGCAAGAAATTCTAGCTGGCGTCGCTGTGGATGCCGTGTTCGACAGCATTTCGGTCGCCACGACGTTTAAGGACAAGCTGGCGGAGTTAGGCATCATCTTCTGTGCATTTTCTGAGGCGGTTCAGCATCACCCCGAGTTGGTGCAGCAGTATCTTGGCTCAGTTGTGCCGTACACCGACAATTTCTTTGCTGCGTTGAACTCGGCTGTCTTCAGTGATGGATCGTTTGTGTATGTTCCCAAAGGCGTGCGCTGTCCGATGGAGCTGTCCACGTACTTCCGCATCAACGCGGCGGATACAGGCCAGTTTGAGCGGACGCTGATCATTGCGGATGAGGGCGCTTACGTCTCGTATTTGGAAGGATGCCATCCGGCTGGCGAGCAAGTATGGACACCGACCGGCTGGGTTAACATTGAGCGGTTGAAGCCGGGTGATGTAGTCTACGACCACACCGGCTCGCCACAGAAAGTACGGGCCGTCATGACACGACATCATCGAGGCGAGATGATCACGATTCGTCCTGTCTCCCGATACAATCAATTCCGTTTGACGCCGGAGCATCCTGTGCTCGCCATCAAGCGAGCCGCAGTGGTAGTGAAGCGTCAGCCCCGGAACGGATGGTTGCCCGAAGCCGACACTCAGAAACTCCTTGAAGCTGAACCCACGTGGATTCCTGCTGGCCAGCTTGAAAAGGGAGACTTTGTGCTCATTCCAAAATTACGGTGTGCAGGGGCACCTGCCTTTACGAATGAGGAAGTGGAACTGCTTGGGTATTATTTGGCTGAAGGAAGTTCCTACTACAACGAGGCCAATAAGCAATACACCAATCAATTTTCGTTTGGCTTGCATGAGACCACAATCATCAACCGGGTTCGCACCCTCATTAAGAATGTGACGGGACGCCCAGCCTATCTGATCGAACAGCCGGACCGGAATGGTGCTGGAATCAGCTTCTTTTCGGAGCAGTATTCCGATTGGTTCATCCGTCACTGTGGGAAAGGCGCCTGTTCAAAGCGCTTAAGCGCGGAGCTCATGAGCCTTTCAACGCGGCAGACGAGGATTTTCTTGGACGCTTATCTGGCCGGCGACGGAAACATTTGTGACCGCCAGAACTCCCGGATGATTCGGTTCTGCACAGGCTCGGAAACCGTCGCGCAACAGATTCAGATGCTGCTGAATCGTTTGGGCACGTATGCGTGGGTACAGGTTCGAGAAGGCGGAGATGTGAAATTCTCTAACCACTCGGACCGAACGATTCACCGTCAGCCGCTCTACCATGTTGGCTACACGGATACCAAGAAGTGGAGTATGGTCCGCGAAACAGAGACACATTTTATCGTTCCAATTCAAGAGGTGAGGCGGGAACCCTATGATGATTTCGTCTTCAACATTGATGTTGATCGAACGCACAGTTATTTAGTTCGCGGTGTGGCTGTCCACAACTGCACGGCGCCCAAACGGGATGAGAATCAACTGCACGCAGCGGTCGTTGAGTTGATCGCGTTAGATAATGCGACGATCAAGTATTCAACCGTGCAGAATTGGTATCCCGGCGATAAGGATGGCAATGGCGGCATCTATAATTTCGTCACGAAACGTGGCAAGTGTCTGGGGAAGAATTCCAAAATTTCGTGGACACAAGTCGAAACCGGTTCGGCCATCACATGGAAATATCCGAGTTGTATTTTGCAAGGCGACAACTCAGTCGGCGAGTTTTATTCAGTTGCATTGACCAACAACTATCAACAGGCGGACACCGGCACGAAGATGATTCACATTGGCAAAAACACGCGCAGCACGATCGTCTCGAAAGGCATCTCTGCCGGTCACGGTCAGAACACGTATCGCGGCATGGTCAAGATTCTCAAGAGCGCCGATAATGCCCGGAATTATTCGCAGTGCGATTCGTTGCTGCTCGGCGACAAATGCGGCGCGCATACGTTCCCCTACATTGAAGTGAGAAACAGCACGGCGCAGATGGAACACGAGGCGTCAACCTCAAAGATCGGCGAGGATCAAATTTTCTATTGTCAGCAACGCGGCATCTCAGCGGAAGATGCTGTTTCGATGATCGTCAACGGCTTTTGTAAAGAAGTCTTCCGCGAGCTGCCGATGGAGTTCGCCGTCGAAGCGCAGAAGCTGCTGGGCATCAGCCTGGAAGGTAGTGTGGGATGA
- the sufC gene encoding Fe-S cluster assembly ATPase SufC, translating into MLEIRNLHASVEGKQILNGITLTVNAGEVHAIMGPNGSGKSTLAHVLSGRDHYEVTQGEVLYQGKNLLEMPPEIRAREGIFLAFQYPVEIPGVSNVYFLKAALNSIRKYRGQPELDALDFLNLVKEKMKLVEMDESLINRPVNEGFSGGEKKRNEIFQMAVLEPKLAILDETDSGLDIDALRIVANGVNALRSPERAMIVITHYQRLLQYIVPDFVHVLSDGRIVKSGGKELALELEEKGYAWIEEEAARLARASE; encoded by the coding sequence ATGTTAGAAATTCGCAATCTGCATGCCAGCGTCGAAGGGAAGCAAATTCTGAATGGGATTACCCTGACGGTGAACGCTGGTGAAGTGCATGCCATTATGGGACCGAATGGGTCGGGCAAAAGCACGCTGGCACATGTGCTCTCGGGGCGCGACCATTACGAGGTGACTCAGGGGGAAGTGCTCTATCAAGGCAAAAACCTATTGGAGATGCCGCCGGAGATTCGCGCGCGAGAAGGCATTTTCCTGGCGTTTCAGTATCCGGTGGAGATTCCCGGCGTGAGCAATGTCTACTTCTTGAAGGCTGCGCTGAATTCCATTCGCAAGTATCGCGGTCAGCCGGAACTGGACGCGCTCGATTTTTTGAACCTCGTCAAAGAGAAGATGAAATTGGTCGAAATGGATGAAAGCCTCATCAACCGTCCCGTCAATGAAGGCTTTTCCGGCGGCGAGAAGAAACGTAACGAAATTTTTCAGATGGCTGTGCTAGAACCGAAGCTGGCCATCCTCGACGAGACTGATTCCGGCCTGGATATTGACGCGCTGCGGATTGTCGCCAATGGCGTCAATGCGCTGCGAAGTCCTGAGCGCGCGATGATTGTCATCACCCACTACCAACGGTTGCTCCAGTACATCGTGCCGGATTTTGTCCATGTGTTGTCGGACGGGCGTATAGTCAAATCGGGCGGGAAAGAGTTGGCGTTGGAATTGGAAGAGAAAGGCTACGCTTGGATTGAAGAAGAGGCGGCGCGGCTGGCGCGTGCCTCGGAGTGA
- the sufD gene encoding Fe-S cluster assembly protein SufD produces MTNTQPVQDSTIHAWLEPLHKAFPRGEPGWLQAIRRAALEQFVERGFPTTRDEEWRFTNVAPIARQQFHPARTNPAAVTPEMVSRFTFGCWQCHTLVFVNGVYEPALSSRQALPAGVVAQGLGHVLKHEPAWLEPHLARYARIEQQAFVALNTALMEDGAFVYIPAGVVVDAPIHLLFISTADEPAALAQPRNLIVVEANAQVNLIESYVGLDGGIYFTNAVTEIVAGDRAVIDHYKLQRESLKAFHVATLQVSQGRQSSVSTHSISLGGRLVRNDVNVVLAGEGCDCTLNGSYMVKDHQHVDNHTLIDHAQPHGTSRELYKGILDDHASGVFNGRIIVRPGAQKTDARQTNKNLLLSEDALVNTNPQLEIHADDVKCTHGATIGQLDADALYYLRARGIDLETARHILTYAFASDILSRIKIAPIRTGLECGLFMNVPHGHTTLEEL; encoded by the coding sequence ATGACGAACACGCAGCCGGTGCAAGACAGCACGATTCATGCTTGGTTAGAGCCGTTGCATAAAGCGTTCCCCCGCGGCGAACCTGGTTGGCTTCAGGCGATTCGCCGCGCGGCGCTCGAACAGTTCGTTGAACGCGGGTTCCCCACGACGCGGGATGAAGAGTGGCGGTTCACCAATGTCGCGCCGATTGCGCGGCAGCAGTTTCACCCAGCCCGAACGAATCCTGCCGCAGTGACTCCTGAGATGGTGAGTCGTTTCACGTTTGGGTGTTGGCAATGTCATACGTTAGTGTTTGTCAACGGCGTCTATGAGCCGGCGCTTTCGTCGCGGCAGGCGTTGCCCGCTGGCGTCGTGGCGCAAGGGCTTGGCCATGTGTTGAAGCATGAACCGGCGTGGTTGGAGCCGCACCTGGCTCGTTACGCCCGCATTGAGCAGCAGGCGTTCGTCGCGTTGAACACCGCGCTGATGGAAGATGGCGCGTTTGTCTACATTCCAGCCGGCGTGGTGGTTGACGCTCCGATTCATCTTTTGTTCATTTCGACTGCGGATGAACCGGCCGCCCTGGCACAGCCGCGAAACTTAATCGTGGTCGAAGCGAACGCGCAGGTCAACTTGATCGAGAGCTACGTTGGGTTGGATGGCGGCATCTATTTCACCAATGCGGTGACGGAAATCGTTGCTGGTGATCGCGCCGTGATTGATCATTACAAGCTGCAACGGGAAAGTCTCAAAGCGTTTCACGTGGCCACGTTGCAAGTCTCTCAAGGCCGGCAGAGCAGCGTCTCGACTCACTCGATTTCGCTGGGCGGTCGGCTCGTGCGCAATGACGTGAACGTCGTCTTGGCTGGCGAAGGGTGCGACTGCACGCTGAACGGATCGTACATGGTCAAGGATCACCAACATGTAGACAACCACACGCTCATTGATCATGCCCAGCCACATGGCACAAGCCGCGAACTCTACAAAGGTATCCTCGACGATCACGCCAGCGGCGTGTTCAACGGACGGATCATCGTGCGTCCCGGCGCGCAAAAGACCGATGCGCGCCAAACGAATAAGAATTTGCTTTTGTCCGAGGATGCCTTGGTCAACACCAACCCGCAGTTAGAAATCCATGCTGACGATGTCAAGTGCACGCACGGGGCGACCATCGGCCAGTTGGATGCCGATGCGCTCTATTACTTGCGCGCGCGCGGCATTGATTTGGAGACGGCGCGGCACATCCTGACGTACGCATTTGCCAGCGACATCCTCAGCCGCATCAAGATCGCGCCGATTCGCACCGGCCTAGAATGCGGCTTGTTCATGAATGTGCCGCACGGCCACACCACATTGGAGGAGTTATGA
- a CDS encoding cysteine desulfurase: MSIAAETFRATTSFDVWRIRQDFPILKQRVHGKPLVYLDNAATSQKPQRVIDAVCQFYAEDCSNIHRGVHALSERSTQTYEQARVKVQRYINAASEREIIFVRGTTEGINLVAQTFGRSRVQPGDEIVISAMEHHSNIVPWQLLCQQTGARLRVIPMNDDGELLLDEYEKLLSDRTKLVSVVHVSNALGTINPIRHMIALAHERKIPIMIDGAQAVQHLKVDVQELDCDFYTFSGHKLYGPTGIGVLYGKAHLLDAMPPYQGGGDMIRSVTFEQTTYNDLPYKFEAGTPNIAGAIGLGAAIQYVNEIGLEAIAAYEHELLVYATEVVSNIPGLRIIGTARQKTSVLSFTLAGVHPHDIGTILDQEGIAIRTGHHCAQPVMDRFGVPATARASLAFYNTKEEIDALVAALHKVREVFG; the protein is encoded by the coding sequence ATGAGCATCGCGGCGGAGACATTTCGAGCGACGACTTCATTCGACGTTTGGCGCATCCGCCAGGATTTTCCCATCCTCAAGCAACGGGTTCATGGCAAACCGCTCGTCTATCTGGATAATGCGGCAACCAGCCAGAAGCCGCAGCGAGTCATTGATGCCGTATGTCAGTTTTACGCGGAGGACTGCTCCAACATTCATCGCGGCGTTCATGCCCTGAGCGAGCGCTCAACGCAAACCTATGAGCAGGCTCGTGTGAAGGTGCAACGCTACATCAATGCTGCGTCCGAGCGGGAGATCATCTTCGTGCGTGGCACGACTGAAGGCATCAATCTCGTCGCTCAAACATTCGGCCGGAGCCGCGTGCAGCCCGGCGATGAAATCGTCATCTCGGCCATGGAGCATCACTCGAACATCGTGCCTTGGCAATTGCTTTGCCAGCAGACGGGCGCGCGACTGCGCGTGATCCCGATGAATGACGATGGTGAATTGTTGCTGGACGAGTATGAGAAGCTGCTCAGTGACCGGACCAAATTGGTATCGGTCGTTCACGTCTCAAACGCGCTTGGCACGATTAACCCCATCCGTCACATGATTGCTTTGGCGCATGAGCGGAAGATTCCGATAATGATTGATGGAGCGCAAGCGGTGCAACATCTGAAGGTGGATGTGCAAGAGCTGGATTGCGATTTTTACACGTTTTCCGGCCACAAATTGTACGGGCCGACGGGCATTGGCGTGCTCTATGGGAAGGCTCATTTGCTCGATGCAATGCCTCCCTACCAAGGCGGTGGCGATATGATTCGCTCGGTTACGTTTGAGCAGACAACATACAATGACCTCCCTTACAAATTTGAAGCGGGCACACCGAACATTGCCGGCGCTATCGGGCTTGGCGCGGCGATTCAGTATGTCAATGAGATCGGCCTGGAGGCGATTGCCGCTTACGAACATGAACTGCTTGTGTATGCGACCGAGGTTGTGTCAAACATTCCGGGGTTACGCATCATCGGCACCGCGCGGCAGAAAACCAGTGTGCTCTCCTTCACGCTTGCCGGCGTGCATCCACACGACATCGGCACGATTCTCGATCAGGAAGGCATTGCCATTCGCACTGGCCATCATTGCGCACAGCCCGTCATGGATCGGTTCGGCGTGCCGGCGACGGCTCGCGCCTCGCTGGCGTTTTACAATACCAAAGAGGAGATTGATGCGCTCGTCGCCGCATTGCACAAGGTCAGGGAGGTGTTTGGTTAA
- a CDS encoding SUF system NifU family Fe-S cluster assembly protein: MSDLRDLYQEVILDHNKRPRNFGKLEHPTHEAKGHNPLCGDKVTVYLVVESGVIQEIMFEGAGCAVSTASASVMTESLKGKTPAEAQALFEKFHSLVTGQPEPSTEGPQLGKLEIFAGVRKYPVRVKCATLPWHTMRAALEHKTDAVSTE; encoded by the coding sequence ATGTCTGATTTACGCGATCTCTACCAAGAGGTCATTCTGGATCACAACAAGCGGCCGCGCAATTTTGGTAAGCTGGAGCATCCCACTCATGAGGCCAAAGGCCACAATCCATTATGCGGAGACAAAGTAACGGTCTATCTGGTGGTCGAAAGCGGTGTGATTCAAGAGATCATGTTTGAAGGCGCTGGGTGTGCCGTCTCAACAGCCTCTGCGTCGGTCATGACGGAAAGTTTGAAAGGCAAAACGCCCGCCGAAGCGCAGGCGTTGTTCGAGAAATTCCACAGTCTGGTGACAGGTCAACCGGAGCCCTCAACTGAAGGCCCGCAACTCGGCAAACTGGAAATTTTTGCCGGCGTGCGGAAGTATCCGGTGCGCGTTAAGTGCGCCACCTTGCCCTGGCACACGATGCGGGCGGCATTAGAACACAAGACGGACGCCGTCTCAACCGAATGA
- a CDS encoding SUF system Fe-S cluster assembly protein: MQANSNPIENMITAQELRERVIEQLRQVYDPEIPVNIYELGMVYDVDVDAAGGVYIRMTLTSPACPVAGSLPGEVEAKLRAIEGVTSVMVDLVWDPPWSPEMMSEVAKLQLGW, from the coding sequence ATGCAAGCAAATTCCAATCCGATTGAAAATATGATTACGGCTCAAGAGCTGCGTGAGCGCGTCATCGAGCAACTGCGTCAAGTTTACGACCCGGAGATTCCCGTCAATATCTACGAGCTGGGCATGGTTTATGATGTTGACGTGGATGCGGCCGGTGGGGTGTACATTCGCATGACGCTGACGTCGCCGGCCTGTCCGGTGGCCGGCTCGTTGCCGGGCGAAGTTGAAGCCAAGCTGCGAGCCATCGAAGGCGTCACGTCGGTCATGGTTGATCTGGTGTGGGACCCACCCTGGTCGCCCGAAATGATGTCGGAAGTGGCGAAGCTTCAACTCGGCTGGTGA
- a CDS encoding glutaredoxin family protein encodes MALSLSRLGSAWPLDLTRFDRYHTSPMTIKVYTTPWCPDCRLAKQFLAEWNIQYEEINIDENPDAAQHVIELNNGKRKVPTFELEGYSFACSPFNVDVLRQGLAPVLNQ; translated from the coding sequence ATGGCGCTGAGTTTATCACGTCTGGGCAGCGCGTGGCCACTTGATCTGACCCGATTCGACCGCTACCATACGTCGCCTATGACGATCAAAGTTTACACAACACCCTGGTGTCCGGACTGTCGGCTGGCCAAACAGTTTCTCGCTGAATGGAACATCCAGTACGAAGAAATCAACATTGATGAGAATCCCGATGCAGCGCAACACGTCATTGAACTGAACAATGGCAAGCGCAAAGTGCCAACATTCGAGCTTGAGGGATACTCCTTCGCTTGTTCGCCGTTTAATGTGGATGTGTTGCGGCAAGGTCTTGCGCCGGTGCTGAACCAATAA
- the queG gene encoding tRNA epoxyqueuosine(34) reductase QueG — translation MRIEQLTAEVKRQARQLGFDAVGVTRIVPLSDDERRYLTWLEDGMAADLTYMQRNPTLRARPQQLAPTARSIISLAVNYYSGEFDERRPGEGRIARYAWGLDYHYVIPPKLWALVARIEELLGRKVTARCFTDAVPLLERAVACRAGLGRIGYNSCLITDQFGSWVFLSDILLDVELAPDAPDTRVCIGALDCIAQCPTGAIARPYVVDARRCISYHTIENRGVIPRQLRPLLGDWLFGCDVCQEVCPHNRQLPETRWSEFRAESGVGKTLRVEEALGIQSDEAFAQRFRHTALRRAKRRGLARNAAIVAANTNYEPAIPLLARLAQSDPDPIIRGHAVWALGQFPISTWRPAIERCLNDDNPFVREEAMIALGVIGSAPAQDLAATHPH, via the coding sequence ATGCGCATCGAGCAGCTCACAGCCGAGGTCAAGCGGCAAGCCAGGCAGTTAGGATTCGATGCCGTCGGCGTGACTCGCATCGTCCCGCTGTCGGACGACGAGCGCCGCTACCTAACATGGCTTGAAGATGGCATGGCAGCGGACCTGACCTACATGCAGCGCAACCCAACATTGCGCGCGCGACCCCAGCAACTGGCGCCGACAGCGCGCTCGATCATTTCACTGGCAGTCAATTACTATAGCGGCGAGTTCGACGAACGCAGGCCTGGCGAAGGACGCATTGCCCGTTATGCCTGGGGATTGGATTACCACTACGTGATTCCTCCTAAGCTGTGGGCGCTTGTGGCGCGCATCGAAGAGCTGCTCGGCCGAAAGGTGACAGCACGGTGCTTTACCGATGCTGTGCCATTGTTAGAGCGTGCCGTCGCCTGTCGCGCTGGCCTTGGCCGCATCGGCTACAACTCATGCCTCATCACTGATCAATTCGGCTCGTGGGTGTTTCTCTCGGATATCTTGCTCGACGTGGAACTGGCGCCTGATGCGCCCGACACCCGTGTGTGTATCGGTGCGCTCGATTGCATCGCACAGTGTCCGACCGGCGCCATTGCGCGACCATACGTTGTTGACGCGCGACGCTGTATCTCCTATCACACGATTGAAAATCGGGGCGTGATTCCCCGTCAGCTACGCCCGTTGCTGGGTGATTGGTTATTTGGCTGCGACGTCTGTCAAGAAGTCTGTCCACATAATCGTCAATTGCCAGAAACGAGGTGGAGCGAATTCCGCGCGGAATCAGGCGTTGGTAAGACGCTCCGCGTGGAAGAGGCGCTTGGCATTCAATCGGACGAAGCGTTTGCTCAGCGCTTCCGTCACACGGCCTTGCGACGCGCTAAACGTCGAGGACTGGCGCGAAATGCGGCAATTGTCGCAGCCAACACGAACTATGAACCGGCGATCCCACTGTTAGCGCGTCTGGCTCAATCTGATCCTGATCCGATCATTCGCGGCCATGCCGTCTGGGCGCTTGGGCAATTTCCTATCAGCACGTGGCGGCCTGCTATCGAGCGCTGCCTCAACGATGACAACCCGTTTGTGCGAGAAGAAGCAATGATCGCGTTGGGAGTTATTGGTTCAGCACCGGCGCAAGACCTTGCCGCAACACATCCACATTAA
- the fabD gene encoding ACP S-malonyltransferase has protein sequence MNVAFLFPGQGSQAVGMGKDLYENFPLAKELFAQANDALGFDIAKLCFEGPDEQLVLTANTQPSILLVSYVAFRLLNRMPIVAAGHSLGEYSALTAAGALSLADALRLVRLRGQFMQEAVPVGVGAMAALIGADVARVEEYVAARQAEGRLIEIANYNSPQQLVLSGRRTDIEQAVQDLSAYKAKLLAVSAPFHCSLMKPAEERLAAEIDKLRFSDLQFPIYTNVEVERVTSGERAARALKRQVSRPVRWTETIRQMIHRDRVTHFVEIGPGAVLTGLVKRIAKAEEQQVATLNVSDTASLTKTLETLDGASPGL, from the coding sequence ATGAACGTCGCATTTTTGTTTCCCGGTCAGGGTTCGCAAGCCGTCGGCATGGGCAAAGACCTTTATGAAAATTTCCCGCTGGCCAAGGAGCTGTTTGCGCAGGCGAACGACGCGCTCGGATTTGACATCGCCAAGCTCTGTTTTGAAGGGCCGGACGAACAACTGGTGCTCACCGCCAACACGCAGCCAAGCATCTTGCTGGTCAGTTATGTCGCCTTTCGGCTGTTAAATCGGATGCCGATCGTAGCAGCCGGTCACAGTTTAGGGGAGTACTCGGCCTTGACGGCGGCTGGCGCTTTGTCGCTGGCGGATGCGCTGCGACTGGTTCGCCTTCGTGGACAATTCATGCAGGAAGCCGTGCCGGTCGGTGTGGGCGCGATGGCTGCGCTGATCGGCGCTGATGTGGCCCGGGTCGAAGAGTACGTGGCCGCACGTCAAGCTGAAGGTCGCTTGATTGAGATTGCCAACTACAACAGCCCGCAGCAGCTCGTCTTATCAGGACGACGCACGGATATTGAGCAAGCCGTGCAGGACTTGAGCGCGTACAAGGCGAAGCTGCTGGCCGTGAGCGCGCCGTTTCATTGCAGTTTGATGAAGCCAGCGGAAGAGCGGCTGGCCGCGGAGATTGATAAACTCAGGTTCTCTGACTTGCAATTTCCTATCTACACGAATGTGGAGGTTGAGCGCGTGACATCAGGTGAACGCGCCGCGCGCGCGCTCAAGCGGCAGGTCAGCCGTCCTGTACGCTGGACGGAAACAATTCGGCAGATGATTCACCGAGACCGGGTCACGCATTTTGTCGAGATCGGTCCCGGCGCCGTGCTCACGGGCTTGGTCAAGCGGATTGCGAAAGCTGAGGAACAGCAGGTCGCTACGCTGAACGTCTCGGACACTGCTTCGTTGACCAAAACATTGGAGACGCTCGACGGCGCGTCGCCCGGCCTGTAA